One genomic region from Euzebya tangerina encodes:
- a CDS encoding uridine kinase family protein, translated as MKGDVIVLEDHHRAAAAAIVPSLVEPIRARDGRYVITVAGESGSGKSETGTAIAEALEPHGITSVVLGQDDYFVLPPKSNDAKRREDDSWLGPHVEVRFDVLEGNLLDALAGDDEITKPLIDYDANTVEEETVDLRGVAVVIAEGTYTSLLKHVDTRVFIARNRVDTLEHRQKRNRGDEVGDPFIENVLKTEHKIIAGHRNLADFIITRDYDVIPVS; from the coding sequence ATGAAGGGTGACGTCATCGTTCTGGAAGACCATCATCGAGCCGCCGCGGCGGCCATCGTCCCGAGTCTGGTCGAGCCGATCAGGGCGCGAGATGGACGCTACGTGATCACCGTTGCGGGCGAGTCGGGCAGCGGCAAGTCCGAGACCGGCACCGCCATCGCCGAGGCCCTCGAGCCGCACGGCATCACCTCCGTCGTCCTCGGCCAGGACGACTACTTCGTCCTGCCGCCGAAGTCCAACGATGCCAAACGGCGTGAGGACGACTCGTGGCTGGGCCCGCACGTCGAGGTGCGGTTCGACGTGCTCGAAGGCAACCTCCTCGATGCGCTGGCGGGCGACGACGAGATCACGAAGCCGTTGATCGACTACGACGCGAACACCGTCGAGGAGGAGACCGTCGACCTTCGAGGCGTGGCCGTCGTCATCGCAGAGGGCACCTACACCAGCCTGCTGAAGCACGTCGACACGCGGGTCTTCATCGCGCGAAATCGGGTCGACACCCTGGAGCACCGACAGAAGCGGAACCGCGGCGATGAGGTGGGCGACCCCTTCATCGAGAACGTCCTGAAGACCGAGCACAAGATCATCGCGGGTCACCGGAACCTGGCGGACTTCATCATCACCCGCGACTACGACGTCATCCCCGTCTCATGA
- a CDS encoding GNAT family N-acetyltransferase translates to MTLEIRPVRPEEYEAVGAIVIAAYDREGTIEGPYRAQIRDTGARVDAGAAVLVAVDGPDLLGSVTYVEAGQEHFENAGAGDCGFRMLGVATSAQGRGVGRALVQACLDRGRRDGHHRVAIYTMEWMDTARRMYERMGFVRRPDRDVVFPAGVGHALQYDLTAQAAEHFDPPGPVPERPPWYEDAWAAHNSST, encoded by the coding sequence ATGACGCTGGAGATCCGACCCGTTCGCCCTGAGGAGTACGAGGCCGTCGGCGCGATCGTCATCGCCGCCTACGACCGAGAAGGCACCATCGAGGGCCCCTACCGCGCCCAGATCCGCGACACCGGTGCCCGAGTCGATGCGGGGGCCGCCGTCCTGGTGGCAGTGGACGGGCCGGACCTGCTCGGATCGGTCACCTACGTCGAGGCCGGCCAGGAGCACTTCGAGAACGCCGGCGCCGGCGACTGCGGATTCCGCATGCTGGGTGTCGCGACCTCGGCCCAGGGGCGGGGTGTCGGGCGTGCCCTGGTGCAGGCGTGCCTCGACCGCGGGCGCCGGGATGGCCACCACCGTGTGGCGATCTACACCATGGAGTGGATGGACACTGCCCGTCGGATGTACGAGCGGATGGGATTCGTCAGGCGTCCGGACCGCGACGTCGTGTTCCCCGCCGGTGTGGGTCATGCCCTGCAGTACGACCTCACAGCGCAGGCGGCTGAGCACTTCGATCCACCTGGCCCGGTCCCCGAACGACCCCCGTGGTACGAGGATGCCTGGGCCGCTCACAACTCCTCGACGTAG
- a CDS encoding MFS transporter, giving the protein MTTPTPVAHSAQADPDGRWRALAILSIAMVLAMTTWFSAAAVLPQLRDVIGISDAQGGLLTIAVQLGFVTGALISAATNLADLLPARRLVLLGTIGAAVANLGLLVIDSFTGAVAVRFAVGVSLAGVYGPSLKAMATWFRAGRGTALGVMVGALTLGSATPHLVNGIGGADWRTVIVATSVLTVLGGVIAEVGISDGPFPFPRTVFDPTKLGLVFTNRKVRLASMGYFGHMWELYAMWAWFAVFYADVVDDNTRTAALATFAVIGIGALGSWVGGVISDRMGRTTATTIAMLCSGAMALVVGALVDASPALVLALGLFWGFWVVADSAQFSALVTEHADQRYVGTAVTMQLAIGFTLTVITIWLVPLVRDASGWWLAFAILVPGPALGVWAMQRLRRLPAGT; this is encoded by the coding sequence GTGACCACTCCAACCCCCGTGGCGCACAGCGCGCAGGCCGACCCCGACGGTCGATGGCGGGCGCTGGCCATCCTGTCGATCGCCATGGTCCTGGCGATGACCACCTGGTTCAGCGCGGCCGCCGTCCTGCCACAGCTCCGCGACGTCATCGGGATCAGCGACGCCCAGGGCGGGCTGCTCACCATCGCCGTCCAGCTGGGGTTCGTCACCGGCGCGCTCATCTCGGCCGCGACCAACCTCGCCGACCTCCTGCCGGCCAGACGGCTGGTCCTGCTCGGCACGATTGGCGCCGCCGTGGCGAACCTCGGCCTGCTCGTGATCGACAGCTTCACTGGCGCCGTGGCCGTCCGGTTCGCGGTTGGCGTCAGCCTGGCCGGTGTGTACGGGCCGAGCCTCAAGGCCATGGCGACCTGGTTCCGCGCTGGCCGTGGCACTGCGCTCGGCGTGATGGTCGGCGCGCTGACCCTGGGGTCGGCCACCCCCCATCTCGTCAACGGCATCGGTGGCGCCGACTGGCGGACCGTCATCGTGGCAACCAGCGTCCTGACCGTGCTGGGTGGCGTGATCGCCGAGGTCGGCATCTCCGACGGACCGTTCCCGTTCCCTCGGACCGTCTTCGACCCCACGAAGCTGGGGCTGGTCTTCACCAACCGGAAGGTCCGCCTCGCCAGCATGGGCTACTTCGGGCACATGTGGGAGTTGTACGCCATGTGGGCCTGGTTCGCCGTCTTCTACGCCGACGTGGTCGACGACAACACCCGGACCGCGGCCCTCGCGACGTTCGCCGTCATCGGCATCGGGGCTCTCGGCAGTTGGGTCGGCGGTGTCATCAGCGATCGCATGGGGCGGACGACCGCCACGACCATCGCCATGCTCTGCAGCGGCGCCATGGCCCTTGTGGTCGGGGCCCTGGTGGACGCCAGTCCGGCGCTGGTCCTCGCCCTCGGCCTGTTCTGGGGCTTCTGGGTGGTGGCGGACTCGGCGCAGTTCAGCGCCCTGGTCACCGAACACGCCGACCAGCGCTACGTCGGCACCGCCGTGACGATGCAGTTGGCGATCGGGTTCACGCTCACGGTGATCACCATCTGGTTGGTGCCACTGGTCCGCGACGCGTCTGGGTGGTGGCTGGCATTCGCCATCCTGGTCCCAGGCCCCGCGCTCGGCGTCTGGGCGATGCAGCGCCTGCGTCGACTCCCGGCCGGCACCTGA
- a CDS encoding YdcF family protein: MTRRLFALLSWLLLAAVLYVGVTFGQVWWTATHDEATPSQAIVVLGAAHYDGRPSPVFQARLDHAATLYRQGLAPRVVVTGGQGSGDSVSEGWAGYTYLTSLGVPDEDLQLETGGRTSYESLAASARFLARDGIADVILVSDGWHLRRSVAIADEVGLQARPSPAPGSPYSDDAARRQMLRETAGLAVGQIIGFRRLDRLTGLAADESIQGAVTSAS, encoded by the coding sequence GTGACACGCCGTCTGTTTGCCCTCCTGAGCTGGCTGCTCCTGGCCGCCGTGCTCTACGTCGGCGTGACCTTCGGGCAGGTGTGGTGGACGGCGACCCACGATGAGGCCACGCCGTCCCAGGCCATCGTGGTGCTGGGTGCCGCACACTACGACGGCCGTCCCTCGCCGGTCTTCCAGGCCAGGCTGGACCACGCCGCGACGCTGTACCGGCAGGGCCTGGCCCCTCGCGTCGTGGTGACGGGTGGGCAGGGCTCCGGTGACTCGGTCAGCGAAGGCTGGGCGGGCTACACCTACCTCACCAGCCTCGGCGTCCCCGACGAGGACCTGCAGTTGGAGACGGGAGGTCGGACGTCGTATGAGTCCCTCGCGGCCTCCGCCCGATTCCTGGCCCGCGACGGGATCGCGGACGTGATCCTCGTCTCAGACGGCTGGCATCTGCGTCGATCCGTCGCGATCGCGGACGAGGTGGGGCTGCAGGCCCGGCCATCGCCAGCCCCCGGCTCGCCCTACTCCGACGATGCGGCGCGTCGTCAGATGCTCCGCGAGACCGCGGGACTGGCCGTCGGTCAGATCATCGGCTTCCGCCGGTTGGATCGCCTGACTGGCCTCGCGGCCGATGAGTCGATCCAGGGCGCGGTGACATCGGCGTCCTGA
- a CDS encoding NUDIX hydrolase — translation MAATRAAVAALAPVNAREAASQVEVLAGLEQLARPFDEHAAATHVTGSALVVRREGIVLLKHKRLGVWLQPGGHVDGAEWPHEGAVREAIEETGLAVRHLFDEPRLIHVDAHDGGRGHRHLDLRYALTAPPDPPVPGPDESPECRWFAWEEASVMADPGLAGVLDRAADLVR, via the coding sequence GTGGCTGCCACCCGGGCCGCGGTCGCCGCACTCGCCCCGGTGAATGCCCGCGAAGCCGCGTCGCAGGTGGAGGTCCTCGCTGGTCTGGAGCAGCTGGCTCGCCCCTTCGATGAGCATGCGGCAGCGACTCACGTGACCGGCAGTGCCCTGGTCGTCCGGCGGGAGGGGATCGTGCTGCTGAAGCACAAGCGCTTGGGCGTGTGGCTGCAACCAGGTGGTCACGTCGATGGCGCGGAGTGGCCGCACGAGGGCGCCGTGCGCGAGGCGATCGAGGAGACGGGGTTGGCGGTCAGGCACCTGTTCGACGAGCCACGGCTGATCCACGTGGATGCCCACGACGGTGGCCGGGGCCACCGCCACCTGGACCTGCGGTACGCCCTGACCGCACCACCTGACCCCCCTGTCCCCGGACCGGATGAGTCCCCGGAGTGCCGCTGGTTTGCGTGGGAGGAGGCCTCGGTGATGGCGGATCCGGGACTGGCCGGTGTCCTCGATCGGGCTGCCGACCTCGTTCGGTGA
- a CDS encoding lipase family protein, with the protein MPDKPAPTADDLHSRLDGAVADMTELTRSLLFAEISMIAYLEPEEATDPFAILGFDEVEFIDRDGAQAYLVYTDHDLVVACRGTEPGDWNDVRADANALHDLAETVGRVHRGFKREVDELWPQILDGLMGSADGPGHDVWFTGHSLGGAMAMISAGRCLMADVPIDPIQTITFGAPRVGTRRYVQHADIDVLRWVNNNDIVPRVPPTWMGYRHRGTLKYLDSNGVHRRMKRQEIAKDRWDGFVRALKRGRVDNISDHLIADYVTHLAANQR; encoded by the coding sequence ATGCCGGACAAGCCCGCCCCAACCGCTGACGACCTCCACAGCCGCCTCGACGGGGCGGTCGCCGACATGACGGAGCTCACCCGATCGCTGCTGTTCGCCGAGATCTCGATGATCGCCTATCTGGAGCCCGAAGAGGCCACCGACCCCTTCGCGATCCTGGGGTTCGACGAGGTCGAGTTCATCGACCGGGACGGCGCCCAGGCCTACCTCGTCTACACCGACCACGATCTGGTGGTGGCCTGCCGCGGGACCGAGCCCGGCGACTGGAACGACGTCAGGGCTGACGCCAACGCCCTCCACGACCTGGCCGAGACCGTCGGGCGTGTGCACCGGGGCTTCAAGCGGGAGGTCGACGAGCTCTGGCCGCAGATCCTGGACGGCCTGATGGGATCGGCCGACGGCCCCGGACACGACGTGTGGTTCACCGGCCACTCGCTCGGCGGGGCGATGGCCATGATCAGCGCCGGTCGCTGCCTCATGGCTGACGTGCCGATCGATCCGATCCAGACGATCACGTTCGGTGCACCGCGGGTGGGCACCAGGCGGTACGTCCAGCACGCCGACATCGACGTCCTCCGCTGGGTCAACAACAACGACATCGTCCCGCGGGTCCCGCCCACCTGGATGGGCTACCGACACCGAGGGACGCTGAAGTACCTGGACTCCAACGGGGTGCACCGGCGCATGAAGCGGCAGGAGATCGCCAAGGACCGGTGGGACGGGTTCGTCCGAGCACTCAAGCGGGGACGGGTGGACAACATCTCCGACCACCTGATCGCCGACTACGTGACCCACCTGGCCGCGAACCAGCGCTGA
- a CDS encoding NAD(P)-dependent malic enzyme: MSDPEQADASASVASPVSISHTHVVQLGGAARVEAVNAIIRAAGGLPVDAPVVRTPTSPEAVLRAGFRASSKAHAASVVAALRAVDGMVVLDHTDVVLDRHAGGKLAVTATSQVADLEDLAFVYTPGVARPCLDIADDPAAAYDLTIKGNAVAVVSDGSAVLGLGDIGPLAALPVMEGKAILLRDLAGVDAYPICLDERDPDRLVDMIAALATGFGGINLEDISAPRCFEVEGKLRRRLDIPVFHDDQHGTAVVVLAALRNALRVVGKSIGPELRVVVQGIGAAGIAVANLLMAAGVTDVVGVDRAGIVTARRKDARDPIFRRLGKQTNPRDLQGDKTVALAGADVFIGLSGPNTITLDDLRLMADDPIVFAMANPTPEIDPRIAGEIAAVVATGRSDFPNQINNVLCFPGLFRGLLDVRASAVDDRVTLAAAEAIADIVTDAERSPTHIIPSPLDRRVVPAVAAAVAETAAGAGLARSA; encoded by the coding sequence GTGAGCGATCCTGAGCAGGCCGACGCCTCGGCGTCGGTGGCCTCACCGGTGTCCATCAGCCACACCCACGTGGTGCAGTTGGGCGGTGCCGCACGGGTTGAGGCCGTGAACGCCATCATCCGCGCGGCAGGGGGTCTGCCCGTCGACGCCCCCGTGGTGCGGACGCCCACCTCGCCCGAGGCAGTTCTCCGGGCGGGGTTCCGAGCCAGCAGCAAGGCGCACGCAGCGTCGGTGGTCGCCGCGCTGCGGGCCGTGGACGGGATGGTGGTGCTCGATCACACCGACGTGGTGCTGGACCGGCATGCCGGCGGGAAGCTGGCCGTGACCGCGACCTCGCAGGTGGCCGACCTCGAGGACCTGGCATTCGTCTACACGCCGGGAGTGGCCCGACCGTGCCTGGACATCGCCGACGACCCGGCAGCGGCCTACGACCTGACCATCAAGGGGAACGCCGTGGCGGTGGTGAGCGATGGCTCAGCCGTTCTGGGACTGGGTGACATCGGCCCCCTGGCGGCCCTGCCGGTCATGGAGGGCAAGGCGATCCTGCTGCGGGACCTGGCCGGGGTGGACGCCTACCCGATCTGCCTGGACGAACGCGACCCGGACCGACTGGTCGACATGATCGCGGCACTGGCCACCGGCTTCGGCGGGATCAACCTGGAGGACATCTCGGCACCACGCTGCTTCGAGGTTGAGGGCAAGCTGCGCCGCCGGTTGGACATCCCGGTGTTCCACGATGACCAGCACGGGACGGCCGTGGTGGTCCTCGCGGCGTTGCGCAACGCCCTGCGTGTGGTGGGCAAGTCGATCGGGCCAGAGCTCCGAGTGGTGGTCCAGGGCATCGGTGCGGCCGGGATCGCGGTGGCGAACCTGCTGATGGCCGCGGGTGTGACGGATGTGGTGGGCGTCGACCGCGCTGGCATCGTCACCGCCCGCCGCAAGGACGCCCGGGACCCCATCTTCCGCCGCTTGGGCAAGCAGACCAACCCTCGGGACCTGCAAGGCGACAAGACGGTGGCACTCGCCGGCGCTGACGTCTTCATCGGTCTGTCCGGTCCGAACACGATCACCCTCGACGACCTTCGGTTGATGGCCGACGACCCGATCGTGTTCGCGATGGCCAACCCGACGCCGGAGATCGACCCCAGGATCGCCGGCGAGATCGCCGCCGTGGTCGCCACCGGACGTAGTGACTTCCCCAACCAGATCAACAACGTCCTGTGCTTCCCCGGCCTGTTCCGCGGCCTGCTGGACGTCCGGGCCAGCGCCGTCGACGACCGCGTCACGTTGGCGGCCGCGGAAGCGATCGCCGACATCGTCACCGACGCCGAGCGGTCTCCCACCCACATCATCCCGTCTCCCCTGGATCGTCGCGTGGTCCCTGCGGTGGCGGCGGCGGTTGCCGAGACGGCAGCGGGGGCCGGTCTGGCCCGCTCGGCGTGA
- a CDS encoding inositol monophosphatase family protein — protein MQDLLEFAVDAARQAGVFTLTHFRRAGLVVDHKSDDSPVTAADRGAETLLRQLIADRYPDDGIIGEEQDRVPGTSGRTWIIDPIDGTKSFVHGVPLFTNLVACRDQDGPLVGVINTPALEEATWAGRGLGCFHQNSRVRLTETGSLADAYVMTSGTEWWPPSLRHLLLDPPFTLRTWGDGYGYSLVLTGRADAMLDPQAAVWDLAPLPVLAAESGARLTGVDGSEEIDSGSAVLSNGLIHDELLAALSTSHGTD, from the coding sequence ATGCAGGATCTCCTCGAGTTCGCGGTCGACGCCGCTCGGCAGGCAGGCGTGTTCACCCTGACCCACTTCCGCCGCGCCGGGCTGGTGGTGGACCACAAGTCCGATGACAGCCCGGTCACCGCGGCCGACCGCGGAGCAGAGACGCTCCTGCGTCAGCTGATCGCGGACCGCTACCCCGACGACGGCATCATCGGCGAGGAGCAGGACCGTGTGCCCGGGACGTCCGGGCGGACCTGGATCATCGACCCGATCGACGGGACCAAGTCCTTCGTCCACGGCGTGCCGCTCTTCACCAACCTGGTGGCATGCCGCGACCAGGACGGCCCACTGGTGGGGGTGATCAACACACCCGCACTGGAGGAGGCCACCTGGGCCGGTCGTGGACTCGGCTGCTTCCACCAGAACAGCCGTGTCCGCCTGACCGAGACCGGATCGCTGGCCGACGCCTACGTCATGACCAGCGGGACGGAGTGGTGGCCGCCGTCGCTGCGGCACCTGCTGCTCGATCCCCCGTTCACGCTGCGGACCTGGGGGGACGGTTACGGCTACTCGCTGGTGCTGACGGGACGGGCCGACGCGATGCTGGACCCGCAGGCGGCGGTGTGGGACCTGGCCCCCCTCCCGGTCCTGGCGGCCGAGTCGGGCGCGCGCCTGACCGGGGTCGACGGGTCGGAGGAGATCGACTCGGGCTCGGCGGTCCTGAGCAACGGCCTGATCCACGACGAGCTGCTGGCCGCGCTGTCAACCTCCCATGGCACGGATTGA
- a CDS encoding alpha/beta family hydrolase, which translates to MCTSERAPELVTVPLSPPQAAEATTAQVWPDGERGRAAVILAHGAGTSMAHRHMQRHAADLVAAGHPTALFNFAYTEMGRKRPDPAPRLVSAWRDVIAALSPRIAEGRPLVIGGRSMGGRIASIVAAEDPSLPVDGVACLAYPLHPPGRQDRLRVDHWPDLTVPVLLLCGSRDPMAPTDTLEANVSEHMPAGLCTTHVLAAADHSFKPRKMDGRTEDEVFAEAASVLVSWMAALPGSVSQIDQN; encoded by the coding sequence ATGTGTACGAGTGAGCGCGCACCCGAACTGGTGACCGTCCCGTTGAGCCCGCCGCAGGCAGCGGAGGCCACCACCGCGCAGGTCTGGCCCGACGGGGAGCGGGGGCGGGCTGCGGTGATCCTGGCCCACGGGGCCGGAACGTCCATGGCCCACCGCCACATGCAGCGCCACGCCGCCGATCTGGTCGCCGCAGGCCACCCGACCGCCCTGTTCAACTTCGCCTACACCGAGATGGGTCGGAAGCGACCCGACCCGGCACCTCGGCTGGTGTCGGCATGGCGTGATGTGATCGCCGCGCTGTCGCCGCGCATCGCCGAGGGCCGGCCGCTGGTCATCGGCGGCCGGTCGATGGGCGGCCGGATCGCCAGCATCGTGGCGGCCGAGGACCCGTCCTTGCCGGTGGACGGCGTGGCCTGCCTGGCCTATCCCCTCCACCCGCCGGGCCGGCAGGACCGGCTGCGGGTCGACCACTGGCCGGACCTGACCGTGCCGGTCTTGCTGCTGTGTGGCAGTCGGGACCCGATGGCCCCGACGGACACGCTCGAGGCGAACGTGTCGGAGCACATGCCTGCTGGGCTCTGCACGACGCACGTGCTGGCCGCAGCCGATCACTCCTTCAAGCCGCGGAAGATGGACGGCCGCACCGAGGACGAGGTGTTCGCGGAGGCGGCGTCAGTGCTGGTGTCCTGGATGGCCGCGTTGCCGGGGTCGGTGTCACAGATCGACCAGAACTGA
- a CDS encoding metal-dependent transcriptional regulator: MTPLIDATEMYLRTVWELEEEGVPALRARLVERLGVSAPAVSETVARLEDDGLVVLNPDRRVTLTETGRHMAASVMRKHRLAERLLTDVIGLSWEEVHNEACRWEHVISDTVEERLIDLLGDPDTSPFGNPIPDGDATQVWSDLPTVAKAAADGKAGTIARISEQLQVNVEIMRGLHDHGVRPGAAARCVETPDGVTLELEGGSVDLSPSTAGLVWIQTS; the protein is encoded by the coding sequence ATGACGCCACTGATCGACGCCACCGAGATGTACCTGCGAACCGTGTGGGAACTCGAGGAGGAGGGCGTCCCGGCACTTCGCGCGCGCCTGGTCGAGCGGTTGGGGGTCTCGGCTCCTGCGGTCAGCGAGACCGTGGCCCGATTGGAGGACGATGGTCTGGTCGTGTTGAACCCCGATCGGCGCGTCACCTTGACCGAGACCGGGCGCCACATGGCTGCGAGTGTGATGCGCAAGCACCGACTCGCCGAGCGACTGCTGACCGATGTCATCGGACTGTCCTGGGAGGAGGTGCACAACGAGGCCTGCCGCTGGGAACACGTCATCTCCGACACTGTCGAGGAGCGACTCATCGATCTGCTCGGCGACCCGGACACGTCCCCCTTCGGCAATCCTATCCCCGACGGCGATGCAACCCAGGTGTGGTCAGATCTTCCGACGGTGGCCAAGGCTGCCGCAGACGGGAAGGCTGGCACGATCGCCCGCATCTCCGAGCAGCTGCAGGTCAACGTCGAGATCATGCGGGGTTTGCACGACCACGGGGTCCGACCAGGGGCGGCGGCACGCTGTGTCGAGACGCCGGACGGCGTGACGCTCGAGTTGGAAGGCGGCTCGGTCGACCTCTCCCCGTCCACGGCCGGGCTGGTCTGGATCCAGACTTCGTGA
- the gtfA gene encoding sucrose phosphorylase — protein MTAPSPSTPSMKASLPNAVMLNAYPDSIGGDLSAMVAVLQRPEFADVFGLFYLLPSVFHSDLDRGFSVIDYELDADMASPADIAALQELGIQLKFDLVLNHLSVGSPQFQDMLERGDDSPYVDFFIDWNAFWEGNGEMHDDGYVVPNPEHLDKLFMRKPGLPILAVRFPDGSDRYYWNTFYQKVEVVDGERTYLGQMDLNASSEAVWDFYAKTFRRLAELGAKILRLDAFAYLHKEVGRTNFFNTPGTWEYLDRLRGMAEEVGLILLPEIHSEYGTKVHEELSDRGYPVYDFFFPGLLIDALDSGDGTNLVRWITEIQDRDLATVNMLGCHDGIPVIDLRGGPDAAGLLPDATIEAVIDRLLDRGGRVKNLYGPDGNKISYYQVNATFFSALGEDEQRLLLARAIQLFMPGTPQIWYLDLFAGTNDYEAADRAGAGGHKEINRTNLTLEEVEAGLRQPVVQRQLEMLRLRNTSAAFHGELEVTLSGTDQLTMTWTGAGSSATLQADLADHTFSISAG, from the coding sequence ATGACGGCACCCTCGCCGAGCACTCCCTCGATGAAGGCCAGCCTGCCGAACGCGGTGATGCTGAACGCGTACCCGGACTCGATCGGCGGTGACCTCTCCGCCATGGTCGCCGTCCTCCAGCGACCCGAGTTCGCCGATGTGTTCGGTCTCTTCTACCTGCTGCCCAGCGTGTTCCACAGCGACCTGGACCGCGGGTTCTCGGTGATCGATTACGAGCTGGATGCCGACATGGCCAGCCCCGCCGACATCGCTGCCCTGCAGGAACTGGGGATCCAACTCAAGTTCGATCTGGTCCTGAACCACCTCTCGGTCGGCTCGCCCCAGTTCCAGGACATGCTCGAGCGTGGCGACGACTCGCCGTACGTCGACTTCTTCATCGACTGGAACGCGTTCTGGGAGGGCAACGGCGAGATGCACGACGACGGGTACGTCGTGCCGAACCCCGAGCACCTGGACAAGCTGTTCATGCGCAAGCCAGGGCTGCCGATCCTGGCGGTCCGATTCCCGGACGGCTCTGACCGCTACTACTGGAACACCTTCTACCAGAAGGTCGAGGTCGTCGACGGCGAGCGTACGTATCTGGGGCAGATGGACCTCAACGCCAGCTCTGAAGCGGTGTGGGACTTCTACGCCAAGACCTTCCGGCGATTGGCCGAGCTCGGCGCGAAGATCCTGCGGCTGGACGCGTTCGCGTACCTGCACAAGGAGGTCGGACGGACCAACTTCTTCAACACCCCCGGGACGTGGGAGTACCTGGATCGGCTTCGGGGCATGGCGGAGGAGGTGGGGCTGATCCTGCTGCCGGAGATCCACTCGGAGTACGGGACCAAGGTGCACGAGGAGCTCTCCGACCGGGGCTATCCCGTGTATGACTTCTTCTTCCCGGGGTTGCTGATCGACGCACTCGACTCGGGCGACGGGACCAACCTCGTGCGGTGGATCACCGAGATCCAGGATCGCGACCTGGCGACCGTGAACATGCTGGGCTGCCACGACGGCATCCCGGTGATCGATCTGCGCGGCGGTCCTGACGCGGCGGGGTTGCTTCCCGATGCCACGATCGAGGCGGTGATCGACCGGCTGTTGGACCGCGGCGGACGGGTGAAGAACCTGTACGGCCCGGATGGCAACAAGATCTCCTACTACCAGGTCAACGCCACCTTCTTCAGTGCCCTTGGTGAGGACGAGCAGCGGTTGCTGCTGGCTCGGGCGATCCAGCTCTTCATGCCGGGTACCCCGCAGATCTGGTACCTGGACCTGTTCGCCGGCACGAACGACTACGAGGCAGCCGACCGCGCGGGGGCTGGTGGGCACAAGGAGATCAACCGCACGAACCTCACGCTCGAGGAGGTGGAGGCGGGCCTGCGGCAGCCGGTGGTCCAGCGCCAGTTGGAGATGCTCCGACTGCGAAACACCTCGGCTGCCTTCCACGGCGAACTGGAGGTGACCCTGTCCGGCACGGACCAGCTGACGATGACGTGGACGGGCGCTGGGAGCAGCGCGACCTTGCAGGCCGATCTGGCTGACCACACCTTCAGCATCAGCGCTGGCTAG